The following coding sequences are from one Epinephelus fuscoguttatus linkage group LG7, E.fuscoguttatus.final_Chr_v1 window:
- the zgc:103759 gene encoding U8 snoRNA-decapping enzyme isoform X2 — translation MASGQLSRAEALECSRCRHACHVMLYCDTKSQLFGRFPLRHIILMQMRFDGLLGFPGGLVNPSEETLEAGLSRELLEELGVAVPISVEDHVDSRFAPASSPSRSSRLILHFYVKKMEEEQIREVERAAVSTATDYGQEVLGTVRVPLYTMKAGGGLAPFLSHSFIGSARSQLVDSLLRFNLVAPEDLHKALAHSLKINTQNAEDLHGALALTEARKRF, via the exons ATGGCGAGTGGACAGCTGTCGAGGGCAGAGGCATTGGAGTGCTCACGCTGCAGGCATGCCTGTCATGTGATGCTCTACTGTGACACGAAATCTCAGCTGTTTGGGAGGTTTCCCCTAAGACATATCATACTG ATGCAGATGCGCTTTGACGGTCTGCTGGGTTTCCCTGGCGG GCTCGTTAATCCATCGGAGGAGACCCTGGAAGCAGGGCTTAGCAGGGAATTGTTGGAGGAGCTGGGCGTGGCAGTGCCAATATCGGTAGAAGATCATGTGGACTCCCGATTTGCCCCTGCTTCCTCTCCCTCCCGCTCCTCCCGCCTTATCCTTCACTTCTACGtgaagaagatggaggaggagcagaTTAGGGAGGTGGAGAGAGCGGCTGTATCCACTGCAACAGATTATGGACAGGAg gtTCTAGGAACGGTCAGAGTCCCTCTCTACACCATGAAAGCCGGGGGAGGCCTTGCGCCTTTCCTCTCGCACTCGTTCATCGGCAGCGCTCGCTCCCAGCTGGTCGACTCTCTGCTGCGCTTCAACCTGGTCGCCCCTGAGGACTTGCACAAAGCCCTCGCACACTCGCTGaagataaacacacaaaatgcagAGGACCTGCATGGGGCCCTTGCGCTAACAGAGGCGAGGAAACGGTTTTGA
- the zgc:103759 gene encoding U8 snoRNA-decapping enzyme isoform X1, producing MFKMLTEDSTSVTRERTIVKQMASGQLSRAEALECSRCRHACHVMLYCDTKSQLFGRFPLRHIILMQMRFDGLLGFPGGLVNPSEETLEAGLSRELLEELGVAVPISVEDHVDSRFAPASSPSRSSRLILHFYVKKMEEEQIREVERAAVSTATDYGQEVLGTVRVPLYTMKAGGGLAPFLSHSFIGSARSQLVDSLLRFNLVAPEDLHKALAHSLKINTQNAEDLHGALALTEARKRF from the exons atgttcaaaatgctgACCGAAGACAGCACTTCAGTTACCCGGGAAAGGACAATTGTCAAGCAG ATGGCGAGTGGACAGCTGTCGAGGGCAGAGGCATTGGAGTGCTCACGCTGCAGGCATGCCTGTCATGTGATGCTCTACTGTGACACGAAATCTCAGCTGTTTGGGAGGTTTCCCCTAAGACATATCATACTG ATGCAGATGCGCTTTGACGGTCTGCTGGGTTTCCCTGGCGG GCTCGTTAATCCATCGGAGGAGACCCTGGAAGCAGGGCTTAGCAGGGAATTGTTGGAGGAGCTGGGCGTGGCAGTGCCAATATCGGTAGAAGATCATGTGGACTCCCGATTTGCCCCTGCTTCCTCTCCCTCCCGCTCCTCCCGCCTTATCCTTCACTTCTACGtgaagaagatggaggaggagcagaTTAGGGAGGTGGAGAGAGCGGCTGTATCCACTGCAACAGATTATGGACAGGAg gtTCTAGGAACGGTCAGAGTCCCTCTCTACACCATGAAAGCCGGGGGAGGCCTTGCGCCTTTCCTCTCGCACTCGTTCATCGGCAGCGCTCGCTCCCAGCTGGTCGACTCTCTGCTGCGCTTCAACCTGGTCGCCCCTGAGGACTTGCACAAAGCCCTCGCACACTCGCTGaagataaacacacaaaatgcagAGGACCTGCATGGGGCCCTTGCGCTAACAGAGGCGAGGAAACGGTTTTGA
- the gss gene encoding glutathione synthetase gives MAQGIPDEIMMNTALIKDLADVAKDAALLQGALMRIQESPNSSELVTYAPFTLFPTPVPKAVFHQALAVQTHYNTLVDKISQDPDFLQEALSSTIAVDDFTARLFRIHQQILKEGRSQSIVLGLNRSDYMLDQGEDGSSSLKQIEINTFAASFGGLSSRTPDVHRHILRVAGQLEESQRILDNNPAAGLARAIAKAWELYGSERAFVMFLVEESQRNIFDQRYIENELWKRNIPTMRKRFDDVCKTGSLDHDKRLFVDGKEVAVVYFRNGYMPQNYTSEQTWDARLLMECSLAVKCPDISTHLAGTKKVQQVLARPGVLERFFPGQPQVVEQIRATFAGLYTLDMGPEGDKTVAMALAAPDRFVLKPQREGGGNNIYGSEICQVLQGVKENTERMAYILMDKIQPAPVQNCLLRREGPLQISNCLSELGVFGVYVRQGTDMVMNECVGHLLRTKSSEHSDGGVAAGVAVLDNPLLV, from the exons ATGGCCCAGGGCATACCAGACGAGATAATGATGAACACTGCGCTGATAAAAGACTTGGCGGACGTGGCAAAAGATGCAGCACTTCTGCAGGGAGCCTTAATGAGGATTCAGGAGAGCCCCAACTCATCTGAG TTGGTGACCTACGCTCCGTTCACACTCTTCCCCACACCTGTGCCCAAGGCTGTGTTCCACCAGGCTCTGGCAGTGCAAACTCACTACAACACACTGGTGGACAAGATCAGCCAGGATCCAGACTTTCTGCAAGAGGCTCTCTCTAG cACCATTGCAGTGGATGATTTCACTGCAAGGTTGTTCAGGATCCACCAACAAATCCTAAAAGAAGGAAGGTCTCAG tcAATTGTTTTGGGTCTCAATCGGTCTGACTACATGCTAGACCAGGGAGAGGACGGGTCGTCGTCTCTGAAGCAGATAGAAATCAACACCTTTGCTGCCAGTTTCGGAGGTCTCTCATCACGCACGCCTGATGTACACAG ACACATCCTTAGGGTGGCTGGGCAACTGGAGGAGAGCCAGCGGATCCTAGACAACAACCCTGCAGCTGGTCTGGCCAGGGCAATTGCCAAAGCCTGGGAGCTCTATGGATCAGAGAG AGCATTCGTCATGTTCTTGGTGGAAGAGAGCCAAAGGAACATCTTTGATCAACGATACATTGAGAATGAACTGTGGAAGAG aAACATTCCTACAATGAGAAAGCGGTTCGACGATGTTTGTAAAACAGGATCCCTTGATCACGACAAGAGGCTGTTTGT TGATGGCAAAGAGGTGGCTGTTGTGTACTTCAGGAATGGCTACATGCCTCAGAACTACACTTCCGAACAG ACTTGGGATGCTCGTCTTCTGATGGAGTGCTCTCTGGCTGTGAAATGTCCAGATATCAGCACCCACCTGGCTGGAACTAAGAAAGTCCAGCAGGTGCTCGCCAGACCTGGCGTTCTGGAGAGGTTCTTCCCCGGCCAGCCCCAAGTAGTGGAGCAGATCAGAGCAACGTTCGCTGGCCTCTATACTCTAGACATG GGACCAGAGGGTGACAAAACGGTAGCAATGGCTTTGGCAGCACCAGACCGGTTTGTTCTGAAGCCTCAGCGAGAGGGAGGAG GTAACAACATCTATGGATCAGAGATCTGTCAGGTCCTGCAGGGAGTGAAGGAGAACACAGAGAGGATGGCCTATATTCTAATGGATAAAATCCAGCCCGCCCCGGTACAGAACTGCCTGCTGCGACGAGAAGGTCCTCTTCAAATCAGTAACTGTCTCAGTGAATTGGGGGTGTTTGGAGTATATGTCAG GCAAGGTACAGACATGGTGATGAACGAGTGCGTGGGTCATCTGCTGAGGACCAAGAGTTCAGAACACTCAGACGGAGGCGTAGCAGCAGGAGTGGCCGTGCTGGACAATCCTCTCCTCGTCTAA